The Apium graveolens cultivar Ventura chromosome 6, ASM990537v1, whole genome shotgun sequence genome contains a region encoding:
- the LOC141665814 gene encoding secreted RxLR effector protein 161-like has translation MDTPLSKGDKFSLKQCPKNELEIKEMQRIPYASTAGSLMYAQVCTRPDITFIVGMLGRYLSNPGMEQWKAIKQVLRYLKKIKDYMLTYRKSDHLEIIGYSDSDFGGCKDERKSTSGYVYLLAGRAISWRPLKIFCDNKSAVEYSNNNRSTTDAKHIDIKFLVVKEKIQSGQSSIEHIGTNSMIADRLTKALTPKNTVDRILLNGTLFNFLIVV, from the exons ATGGATACACCATTGTCTAAGGGAGACAAATTTAGTCTCAAACAGTGTCCCAAGAATGAACTTGAGATAAAGGAAATGCAAAGGATACCATATGCATCGACAGCGGGAAGCCTAATGTATGCTCAAGTTTGTACTCGTCCTGACATAACATTCATTGTTGGAATGTTGGGAAGATATTTGAGTAATCCGGGAATGGAGCAATGGAAAGCAATAAAACAAGTCTTACGGtatttgaagaaaataaaagactATATGCTCACATATAGGAAATCAGATCATCTAGAAATCATTGGATATTCAGATTCTGACTTTGGAGGATGCAAAGATGAAAGAAAATCTACTTCGGGTTATGTTTATCTACTGGCTGGTAGAGCGATTTCATGGAG GCCATTAAAGATATTTTGTGATAATAAATCAGCAGTGGAGTATTCAAACAACAATAGGAGCACTACAGATGCAAAACATATAGATATTAAGTTCCTAGTTGTTAAAGAAAAGATTCAGAGTGGACAGAGTTCGATAGAACACATTGGCACTAACTCCATGATTGCGGATCGGCTCACTAAGGCGTTAACACCTAAG AATACAGTCGATAGAATTTTATTAAATGGCACtcttttcaattttcttattGTGGTTTAA